The DNA region GTATGAATATACTCTCTTTGAAAAACCTCTGGTTCAATCCCTAAGTCACGAGAATAAGAGAAGTAACTGAGGCAAAAGATAAATAGAACTAGCACTAATTTCATGAGTCCAATATACCATGAACTAAAAAATTGAGCTTTTCAATTGTAAGGATTACTAAGTCTTAAGTGTGGATTTAAAAGAAAAGAAGGCCATCCTTGGCCTCCACCTATTCATCATGAATAAGGAAAATAGGCTGCCTAATCCCTGGCATTGATATCATCCGTGAGTTTTTTAGATTCTCTTGTACCGTAAACTAAAGTCAGCGAGTGAGAATACACAAATGGAATTAAATTCAAGGTCACATCAATAACGTCTCTTGAAAGCAAGGCCTTTTCTACGACCAAATTCTGACAAGCCACTTCGTTACCATCAAAGACACTAGAAAACAGCAATTCTCTTTGTCCATTAAAAGAGAGAAATCTCTTTGAAAGGACTCTAGGAGAATCAACTTTTCCAAATTTTATATTTTCACACTTTCCGACTTTCACATGAACTTCAGAAGCACATGAAACCAAAAACAAAGTGAGCGCAATAGATAAAAACTTATTCATGCTTAAATACCTTAGAAAGATAATTCACTTCGTTGGTCATTCACTCCATAGGCCTTGACTTCATACTGAGCAGGCATAATTAGTCCAAAGCTCAAATACAAAAGGGCCTTATCGAGGGCCGAATGAGAGAGAGTCAAGTTAACTGACCTTCCTCGCTCTAAACCTGTTTTCCTTAGTTCATTTTTAACTGAAACAACTTGTTTGGCGGGAGTCATTCCCCAAAGATATGTCTCTATTCTTCCTCTAGAACGACTTACTTTCGTTACTCTGTCGTTACCAGATTGGTTAAAACTCTGCGCTTCACTCAAGTCAAAAGTCATGCTTGAACATGAAACAAGGAGCAAACATAGAAGGTAGAGAGGTCTCACTGAACATCCATGTAAAATATTGTTTTCATTAAAATTTTTACGGTTAGACGACACTCTGTCAACAAAGATTAGAAAGTAATTTTTAAAAAAAACTAACATTTCAAAAGGGAGCTTTTGACACTCCCTTTTGTATAGAATTTAAAGTTATTTTTTGAATGACTCTAGGGCCTGTAGATGATCGTCACTTCTTTGAGCGATGCCTTGATACATTGAAAGAACCTCTAAATGAGAAGAGAGATCTTGTTTCATGGCCATTTTCATCGCCCTTTTAGTTAATTCAATTGCTGATATAGAAAGACTAGAAACATGAATAGCAAGTTCACGTGTTTTACTCTCTAAGTCCTCAGAAGAAACGAGACGAGTGAGAAGCCCCATTTGCTTTGCTTGCTCTCCCACATAGAGATCACCAGTTAGTATCATTTCCATTGCCTTAGAATAGCCGACGACTCTTTGAAGAAAGAATGTGCCACCATCACCAGGCACAAGACCAAGCTTAGCAAAAGTTTCTCCAAAGCGAGACTTCTCTGAACCAATTCGAAGATCACACATACAAGCGAGATCACAACCAGCACCAATTGCCGCTCCATTAACCATTGCAATCAAAGGCTTTTGAAATCTCTCCATCGCCAGGGGAATTCTTTGAATAAACTTCTTATAATTCTTCCCAAGCTCCAAAGGTTCACCGGCGAACATTCCACTTTGCTCCAGCATGGCCTTAACATCGCCTCCAGCGCAAAAGTGCTTTCCTTCACCCTTTAAAATAACAACAGAAATAGACTGATCATTTTCTGCTTTTTCTAAAACCAACTCTAAAGAGTCGATCATATCACTTGTAATAGCGTTACTCATTTTAGAGTTATCAAGACTTAACCATAAAAGGTTATCTTCTTTAACAACTTTTAAATCTTTAAGATCTGAATACGTACTCATAGATACTCCTCTATGATTTTCTACCAAGGTAGGCATTATAAAACTTTGAACTCGAGTGCTTTTTTAAAGAACTTAAAATATAAGTACTCGCCTCTGTTAAA from Halobacteriovorax sp. GB3 includes:
- a CDS encoding enoyl-CoA hydratase-related protein; the protein is MSTYSDLKDLKVVKEDNLLWLSLDNSKMSNAITSDMIDSLELVLEKAENDQSISVVILKGEGKHFCAGGDVKAMLEQSGMFAGEPLELGKNYKKFIQRIPLAMERFQKPLIAMVNGAAIGAGCDLACMCDLRIGSEKSRFGETFAKLGLVPGDGGTFFLQRVVGYSKAMEMILTGDLYVGEQAKQMGLLTRLVSSEDLESKTRELAIHVSSLSISAIELTKRAMKMAMKQDLSSHLEVLSMYQGIAQRSDDHLQALESFKK